The following DNA comes from Fervidibacillus albus.
CTTGGCGACGGATATGATCGTAGCCCATAAAGATGCTGCCTTTTCCTTCAGTTTTACGAATCTCGGATTGATTCCCGATTTTGGGCTTATAAAAAATTTAGTAAAAAACGTTTCTTTACCAATTGCGAAGGAGTGGATCAGTTCAGGGGCTACCATATTCGCAGAGGAAGCGAAATCGAAAGGACTTGTGAACCGAATTGCCGAGGGGGACGTACTGGAAGAAGCATCCCGATTTGCCCAGATGATTGTCAACGGTCCGTCCCTTGCCAATAAGTTTGTAAAACAGTTGGTCAACAATGCATCGGAAATCGGATATGAAGCGAACATGATGCAGGAGATTACGATTCAAGCGTTACTTTTACAATCGGAAGACTGCAAAGAAGGGATCAGAGCCTTTTTTGAAAAAAGAAAGCCGATGTTTCAAGGAAAATAAAAAAACTTGGGCCAAAGGAACCGGAACCCCGACCCACCAAGGGAACCGCAAGTGGGCCAAGAGAACCGGAACCTCGACCCAAGTGAAAGAGAAAGGGTGCAGCCATTGTTAGAACAAATTGGATTGAAGCTCGTTCGATTGGATCTTCCTTTTCGACTGAATCACGTCAATTGTCTTCTCGCAGAAGGAGAAAAGGGTTGGGTCGTCATCGATACCGGGTTAAATAATGAATATTCAAAACAAAGATGGAAGGAAGAATTGGAAGGAAAAGAAGTAAGCGATATATTCGTCACCCATTATCATCCGGATCATTTCGGCTATGCCGGGGGACTTCAACTTCAAACCGGTGCGAACGTTTCGATGCCGAAAATCGATGCGGAAAACGGCTTGAAAGTTTGGACCGACCAATTTTTAAATCAACTGCACGATCATTACGCTTCAGCAGGCATTCCAAAACCGATTGCAACAGCCATGGTTGAAAACACGAGGGAATTCGTCCAGCGGGTAACACCGTATCCTACGATTACCCATTACTTTCAAGAAGGGGAACGATTCCAAATCGGCAAGCTCGAATACGAAGTCCTTTTTACACCAGGTCATTCCGACGGGCTCATCGTTTTTTATAATCAAGAGAAAAACGTGCTGCTTTCAACGGACCATATCCTTCCGAAAATTACGCCAAATATATCGTATTGGTTTCACGGTGATCCGAATCCGCTTGCCACCTATTTTCGATCATTACAAAAAATTAAGGAACTGGATGCCGATTTTGTCATCCCAGGCCACGGTAAAACTTTTCACGGGGCAAACGACCGAATCAATGCGATTATAAAACATCATGAAGACCGATTGGCGAAAACGTTGGACGCTTTGAAAGAAAAAAGCACTGTTTACGATGTTAGTAAGGCGTTGTTCCCAAAGATCGAAACGATTCACGAGACGCGATTTGCCGTCGGTGAAACAATTGCCCATTTAGAATTTTTAAGAACGAAAGGTGAAATCAATCGAGAAGAAAAAGACGGACAATTTTATTACTTCGTCTAATGCTTTCGAAATTGGACGAACTCAATGTTTTATAAATGTGTACAAATGGTTCAGTCTACGATAATCTAAAAAAGTACATGATCCCCTTTATTGGAACTTTTCATCCGAATGTTTTCCGAAAGCAAGCTGGTGATTTGTTTCGGAATAGCATGAAAAAAGGACCCGTAGACGAGTTTGAATGAAATCTTACCCGCGTAATAATCAGTCAATGAAATTAACTGGATTGGACTTGAAAAAAATGGGGTTAGACGTTTAAGTCAGCCCCGTTTTGTATGACGTGGCAACTCATTCCTAACTAGGGTCATTTCCGTAAATTTCCACACGAAAGGAATAAAATTTGTATTTGGAATAAGTAGACAATTAGAAAAAAAGCATGATATAATTTTATTGAACAGTGGTCAATTAAGGAGGAACTGCTTTGGCACGGAGGGAAGCACAACAAGAACTCACTCGACAAATGATTATGGATGCAGCAAAGGATTTGTTTATTAAGAAAGGCTATCAAAACGTATCCGTCAGACAGATTGCAAAACAGATCGGGTGTAGCCATGGGGCCATTTACTACCATTTTAAAAACAAAGCCGAACTGTTTTATGCATTCGTAGAAGATTATTTCGAATTACTTCAGCAAAAACTAAATGAGATTTTAGCTCGAGACGGGGATGAACACGAAAAATTACGGGACATACTTCTCAGTTATATTGAATTTGGGATGACGTATCAAAGTCATTACGAAATTATATTTCTCATTAAAGATGAAGATGTCCAATATTTTTTAAATGAAAAACCAAATATCGTTTATGAAACGTTCGCAAAATCCGTTGCCCACTTGTCCAACCATAAATTATCCGTAAAGGAAATTTGGTCGATCTTCTTGTCATTGCATGGATTTGTCACAGAATATTTACGGATTGAAACAAATTATAACCGAGTAAAAGATGCTGCGGAATCCCACGTCGATTTTTTACTAAAAGGAATTTAAAAACGAAAAATGCCATAGGAAAGTAGTGTGCCTTTAATTAACCACTGGTCAATTATTAATAAACAGGAGGAAGAAAACATGGGAAGGATGTTAGTACTTGGAGTATCTGGAGGGATGGGTTATTCCATCGTAAATGAACTATTGGAAAGGGGACATCATGTAAAAGCCTTTGCCCGAAATAAGGAACGGCTGGAAAAATTGTTCAAAACCAAGAACAGAGTCGAGATTGTTACAGGTGATCTTTTGAAATTGGATGATGTAGTTAAGGCGGCAGAAAATGTAGATATTATTTTTCATGCGGCAGGTGTCCCCTATGCAGAATGGGCGGAAAAACTCCCGATTAGCATAAAAAATATATTGGAAGCAGCTAGACGAAACGGTGCAAAACTTGCCGTCGTCGATAATATTTACGCCTTTGGAAGAACGGGCAGAGGGAAGGTAACGGAATATACCCCGAAAAATCCGCATACAAAAAAGGGGAAAATTCGTTTGCAATTGGAACAAATGATTAAACAATCGGGGGTGAAATATGTAATTGCGCATTTTCCAGACTTTTACGGTCCAAATGCGGAAAACTCGGTAATGCACTATTTTTTAGAAAAGGTAATGAAAAAGAAAAACTCCATATTCATCGGTGATCAAACGTTGGCAAGGGAATATATTTTTACGCCGGACGGTGCGAAGGCCCTTGTAACCCTTGCGTTAACCGAAAAGGCGTACGGGCAACATTGGAATATTCCTGGGAATGGTGGCATTACAGGGGAAGAAATCATCCGCTATATTCGGAAGTTGACCGGGTATCGCCAAAAAGTTTCGATAATTACGAAATGGAAAATACGACTCATCGGCTGCTTCGATCGAAATATACGCGAAGTAGTGGAAATGTTTTATTTATATGAACAACCGATTTTTTTATCCGGTGAGAAATATGAAAAGGAAATCGGTCCGTTACCAAAAACGTCATATGAAGAAGGGCTAAGAAGGACCGTAGAATATATGAATGGCAGCGAATAGATGTAAAAATGTAGCAACGATTCAAGAATCTTATAAAAAACACTTCATTCGAAATCAATAAAGAATGAAGTGTTTTTTGTTAAGTTTTTTTATAAAATTATGAAAAAACAATCGAAATAGAGGCCCAAAAAAATTTAAGACAATTTCTCCTCATGAACAATTTTAAAGTCTTCTTCGATTAAGGCATTCCGAAGTTTTTGAACCGTTTTTTCATCCGTTGTTTCCGGAATCGTAAAAACAATTTGACGGACGAAATTTTTGCTGTGTAACGTGATTAATGATTGAATCGGTGTATAATGACTGACCACTTTCGTTAATCGGGCTAACGTATGATCAAAATCGAAAGTACCGATCGTAAAGGCGTATCCTTTCCTATGAACTGCAAAGGCATCTTCAGCTACATCCATGACACTCGAATGGGTTAATATGCCGATAAATTGATCATTTTCATCTAAGACCGCCAAAAACGGTAATTTTCGAATTGTAAAAAATACACGGAAAAACGGTTCTTCTTCGTGAATGATGGCATCTTTATTATCGGCGATGTTTAACACGGAATCATCGAGAGAGCCTTCGTATTTATACGTATCAATTTCATACACATTTCCTAAAAATTTCGTCTCGGATTTGTCTAAAATGGGTACGCAGCGGAAACCGGTTTTTTCTAAATGTTCCCGAGCCTGTTGAATCGTGTAATCTTCTGTTACATATTTAACAAGACTCTTTTTCACAAAATGGTTCCGAATTTGCATGGGGGAGACCTCCTTTATTTTCGGTTATCATCATTATATATCAAAAATTGCAAAAAAAAGATTGTTAGTAAAAAAACTTTTCCCTATCTCAAAAGGAATAGGAAGGTGGAATGGTAAAAAAAAAGCGCACGGAAAAATCCGTTGCGCCCTTAAATCGTATTTATGATAAATTTTTGATACGTCTCTGCATCCCATTTGCTACATTCGACGAGAAGTTTCGTGCCTTCTTCAACGTGATCCATCGATAACACATCGGCATGTTTATAAAAATACGATACGACATCCCCTTCTTCATACGGAACGAATAGCTCACATTGGATCGTATCGGTAAAAATTTTTTTCCGAATGACTTCTGCCAGTTCTTTCATTCCGACACGTTGTTTTGCGGACAGAAAAACGTTGTGATCATTTTCCACTTTCGGAAAGGGAAGTTCCGTTAAGTCCGCCTTATTGTATGCATAAATAATTGGCACGTCCTTTACGCCGATTTCTTCTAAAAGGAGATTCGTAAAATGCATATGCTCTGAATAATTGGGGTCGGAAACGTCGAGCACATGAATGATGACGTCCGCTTCAATCACTTCCTCGAGGGTCGATCGAAAAGCTTTGACGAGATGGTGGGGAAGCTTTTTAATAAATCCGACCGTATCCGTTAATAAAAAAGTTCGGTTATTTTCCAAACGAATCTGGCGGACGGACGTTTCCAACGTGGCAAAAAGCATATTTTTTTCGAAAACTTGTTTTTCCTTCCCCCCATTGTACCGTTCTACGAAGGCATTCATAATCGTCGACTTTCCGGCATTCGTATAGCCAACGAGGGAGACGATTGGCAGTTTGTTTTTTCGACGTAAATTCCTTTGAATTTGTCTTTCTTTCACCACTTTTTCCAATTCTTTTTCCAATTGGCTAATTCGTTTTTCAATTTTCCGCCGATCTAATTCGAGTTTCGTCTCTCCGGCCCCCCGGTTTCGAAATCCGGCCCCGCCTCCTTGTCGACTTAAACTGATACCTTTTCCAACTAATCTCGGGAGCATATATTTTAATCGGGCGATTTCGACTTGGAGTTGGGATTCCTTCGTTTTCGCCCGCTCAGCAAAAATATCGAGGATGAGCATCGTTCGGTCAATCACATTGCAATCCAATTTCGATTCTAATGTCCAAATTTGTGATGCCGACAATTCGTCATCAAAGATAATCAAATCCGGTTCCATTTCTTCCACCAATATTTTCAATTCTGCTAGCTTCCCGGTGCCAATATATGAGGAAGGATGGATTCGCGGTAAATTTTGCGTAACGGATGCAACGGTTTCAATATTTAACGCATCAGCTAAATTTTTCAATTCTTCCATCGAATATTCGAATTCTTTATCTAAACGATTTACGTTAACGCCTACTACGATTGCCGTTTTTCTCATAAAAAAACCTCCTATTTTTTTCAAAATAAATACACAGGTCTCTACCTGTGTCGAAAAAAGGGAGGATTATGGATATATTCGAAAACATGATGAACCGTAATCGGAAAAAACCGATTGGCATCATCTTTTCACAATTAATATTCATTCCATTTTTCCAAAAAAACATATACGTCCGGTTCCGAAAAATGGCAGACGAATCCCATCCCCTGCAACACAAGCAGAGACTTTGACCTATCCAATTAGCGGTTCAAAGTTTGGAATCGTAGTCTGTACATTTAAGGAACCCTCCGTTTCCGTATTTGCAACCATTTTAACACGTTTCCAAAGGTAAGGCAACGGAACATTGTACGATTCCTCCTTTCGAATTCGATGGCCGTCCATTTGAAAGAAAAGGGTTTGCAAAGATTCATCACTTTTCCCCATCGCAATCTCCGACAACAAATCCGCAGTTCCCTTAAAAAAAGATTGCTAGTCGTTGGAGAATTATATAAAATGTACACCATACAAAAACAAATGTTTATCTACAATGAACAAACCAAGGATATCCCTTCTATTGAAAAGGGACCGTTCCATATTGTGGATTGGTCATAGGTGATCATAGTTATCAAAACGAAATGAGGAATCAATCATTTGGAGGCGAAAGAAATGAGGAAAAAGGACGTGAAAATCGGTTTGATCGGTTTTGGTACAGTCGGAACCGGTGTCGTACGATTAGTCAAATCTTATCAAGACGATTTACTGAAACAGACGGGAACAACGATTCAAATCGAACGAATTTTAGTCAAAGACCCGTTGAAAAATCGCCCATTATCTGTCGAAGGGAAACGATTAACAACGGATCCTACTGCCATTTTGGATGATCCGAATATCGACATTATCATCGAAGTAATGGGGGGGATCGAACCGGCGAAATCGTACATTCAACGGGCGTTGGAAAAGGGGAAGCACGTCGTTACGGCGAATAAAGATTTGATGGCCCTTCATGGAGATGAGCTGCTTCATTTGGCGGAGGCGTCCGGATGTGATTTGTATTACGAAGCGAGTGTGGCAGGGGGCGTTCCAATTTTAAAAACGATTACCGATGGCTTTTCGTCAGACCGAATTACGAAAATGATCGGAATTGTAAACGGAACGACGAATTACATTTTAACGAAGATGTCGAGGGAGAATGTTCCCTTTGAAAGAGCGTTAGAAGAAGCCCAATCTTTCGGATATGCAGAACAAGATCCGTCATCCGATGTGGACGGATTGGATGCGGCAAGAAAGATGGCCATTCTTGCATCCCTTGGGTTTCATACAGGTATGAACGTGGATGATGTGACATGTAAAGGCATTCGTAACATAACGGTGGATGATTTGGCGTACGGAAAACAGCTCGGCTATACGATGAAACTAGTCGGCATTGCGAAACGGGATGAACGTGGCATTGAAGTGGGGGTGGAGCCAACTTTCGTCAAAGACACCCATCCCCTTGCAGCAGTGAATGGGGTATATAATGCAATTTACGTTTATGGTGAAGCAGTTGGAGAGACGATGTTTTACGGACCTGGGGCAGGAGAACTACCGACCGCTACCGCCGTTTTATCGGACTTAGTTACCGTCGTCAAAAATATTCAACTCGGTATTACCGGGAAAAATAAGTCTCATACGTATACGGAAAAAATATTAAAAGAAGATGGGGATATTTACGCGAACTTTTTTTTACGTTTAATCGTTCAAGATAAATGCGGGGTGTTGGCTAAACTTGCGGACTGGATGGCAAAGGAAGAAATCAGTTTGGAAAAAGTGTTCCAAAAGCCGTATGCGACGGATAAAAACGAAGCGGAACTTATTTTAGTAACCCACTCGGCTTCGAAAAAAAGCATCGAACAGCTCTTGTCAAAGCTTAAACAGTCGGATTTAATTCACGAAATAAAAAGTTGTTTTCGCGTGGAAGGGTGATGATTATGGCAGGCATCATACAAAAATACCGATCGTTTTTACCGGTAACTGAACATACCCCAAATATTCATCTCCATGAAGGGAATACCCCGTTGATTAAAGCAGAACAGTTATCCGATAAATTTGGTATCGATTTATATTTTAAGTACGAAGGGTTAAATCCGACCGGGTCCTTTAAAGACCGGGGAATGGTGATGGCCGTTTCGAAGGCGGTGGAAGAAGAAAGTCGTTCAATTATTTGCGCGTCAACAGGAAATACGTCCGCATCTGCCGCCGCCTATGCAGCACGGGCAAAGATCGATTGTTACGTCGTAATCCCCGACGGAAAAATCGCCTTAGGAAAATTGAGCCAGGCGGTCATGTACGGGGCGAAGATTATCGCCATCGAAGGGAATTTCGACCGAGCGTTGGCCATCGTGAAAGAAATGGCGACTCGTCAACCGATCACCCTCGTCAATTCGATTAATCCGTATCGCTTGGAAGGGCAAAAGACCGCTGCCTTTGAAATTGTCGACGAACTCGGGGAGGCACCGGATATTTTGGCTATCCCAGTCGGTAATGCGGGAAACATTTCAGCTTATTGGAAAGGATTTACAGAGTATAAGGATAAAAAGAAGGTGGAAAAACTTCCGCGTATGTTCGGTTATCAGGCGGAAGGGGCTGCACCAATCGTGAAAGGAACAGTAATCGAACGGCCGGAGACAATTGCAACGGCGATTCGTATCGGGAATCCAGCGAGCTGGGTGAAAGCAACCCGTGCGATTGCAGAGTCAAACGGGCGAATCGATTCCGTTACCGACGAGGAAATCCTCCATGCCCAACAGCTTTTAGCCCGTTCGGAAGGCATTTTTGCTGAACCTGCATCTGCCGCGTCCTTAGCAGGCGTCATCAAACATCGACGACTTGGTTTAATGAATGAAGGGGAAAGGGTCGTTTGTGTACTGACAGGAAACGGTTTGAAAGACCCGGATATCGTTTTGAGTAAGCCTTTTGATATAAAAAAGGCAAAGGGGCAATATGAATCAGTGATGAAAGTGTTGGAATTCGGTTCTTAAAATAGGTCCGTATTTTCGGTATAAAAGAATAACATTAAGACATTCGAAATACGGCAGTGTAGGAAAGGACTGGACTGAAAACGAAATTGACATAAAAACTTGTGTGATTTGTATCATAGGGTCCAACGTTTGAATAAGCAATCCATTTTTTACGCAAAGTTTGCAAAAGGGGGAAGGGAAATGAGTAAGCAAGTATCTATATGCGTTCCTGCTAGTAGCGCAAACCTTGGGAGCGGGTTTGATACGGTGGCAGTAGCCTTACAAATGTATACGACCATTGACTTGAAAATTTCCGATCGCACTCACTTTCGTTTCCAAGGCATGATCGACAAATCGCTCCCCTCTGGGAAAGATAATTTGATTTACCGAGCGGCGGAAAAACTGTTTCGAGAAGTAGGGGAAAAACCACCGGAATTGGAAGGGACTGTAAATATTGGGATTCCGGTTGCTCGCGGATTAGGAAGTAGTGGAGCGGCGATCGTCGGGGGACTTGTTGGAGCTAATTTTTTAGCTGGTCAACCTTTAAAAAAAGAGGAGCTCTTTCAATTGGCCGCTGAAATGGAAGGTCATCCGGAAAATGTCGGTGCTTCCTTATTCGGAGGGATCATCGTTGCGGCGAAACGGGAACGAGGTGGATACGCCTTTACACAAATAAACCCGCCGAAAAATTTAATGGCAGTCGCCTTCATTCCAGAACAGCAACTGTCGACGTCAAAGGCGCGGAATGTGTTACCGACAACGTATTCGAAGGAGGAGTCGATTCATGCGGTCAGCCATTCGGCATTGCTCGTTGCGGCTTTAGCAAAGGGGGAACTGTCCCTTTTGTGGGAGGCGATGGATGATCGACTTCACCAACCGTATCGAAAAAAGCTCATACCTGCATTCGATCGATTGAAAGAGGTGGTAAAGGAAAACGGTGCACTGGGGATTGCCATTAGTGGAGCGGGACCAACGATTCTCGCTTTCACTTCGAAGGACGATGGACAATTTATTCACCAAATCAAAACGGCTTATCCCGATTTGCAAATTGAAGGTGAGGTAAAACCAATTTATTTCGATCGTCGGGGAGCGTATCCAATCATCAAAAACGTTGGAGATGAATCGGTGAACAAGACAAGGGAATTTGTCGAAAAGGAATGAGAAAATTGTCGAATTAGCATAAATTTTATCAGTTTTTTGCGCGAAAAATGAAAAATTTTGACAAAATAATTGTTTTTTTATCGAATCTGTATTACACTTTAGTTTGAATGGTTTACTACAAAACTTCATACATTGAAAAAGGCAAACTACGCCGAAAGGGTAGGACGCAAAGCCTAGGGTCTAAGGTTTATTGCATTAAACTATGATCGCCTGGTTGCCAATTGTGTACTCGTATAACGGAAATTGGCAATACACTTTACGTATTGCCAATTTTCTGTAAATGAGATTTATAGCATGAGCATTTGATCAAAAAGAGGGAAATCAAGACGAAAAGGGGATTAGTTTTTCACTAAATACAGTGGTGAACCATTGGAAATTAAGCGAATAGTATGACGTTTCCTATTATTTCGGATGCGCCTTTTCCAGTGTAAAGATCTTTTGTAGGACCAGTAAAAAACTGATGTTGGAAGGGAAATGTTGCGATGAAGACTTTAAAGGAAACGACGCGTTATGAACTATTAGTCGAACAATTTTATATGGAATCGTCTACCCCCTTTTTTCAACAATTGCACCTGTCCCTCGATCGTATCTTGTTTTACGTCTATACATACACGAACATTTACTTCATAGAATTTATCGATGAAAAAGTATTATATAGCTATATTAAATATCATCGACAAAAAAGTTTTTCAGAAGTCAGTTTTAAAGACGTGTTGAAAGACATTAACAATTTCCTCTATTTTTTAAAATACGAAAAACGAATGAAAAATATTCCGAAAGTTGATTTATCGATTAATAATTTTCACCTATGGACGAAACTATAAACGGGCGTGCGCTTAAACGAACCTAATCATAAGAGAGGTACTGCATCATTTTCTTATTTCACGGGATCGTTGTTTTCTGTCTTTGAACGATCCCAGTGAAGGTATTGTATGTATGTTGTTTTCGGAACATTTCATAAATTCTATCTTTGTCACCTGCTATTTGAAAATGGGAAACTGAAAAAATGGTATTCATTTCCATGTTGTCATGGTATATTGATGGTGTATGACAAGGAAATGATTTGATGACTATGTATGGTCCCAGTTTCATTCACATACGTTTATTGGTAAAAGGCGGATCCATCCACTAACAATTATATAAATGGGTAAAATCATGGGGAGAACAGCCTAGTCACACTTAGTAATACGGTGAGGCCGTACCCTCTAATTTTTTTGCCTATTTCATATAATCATTTTTTGTCATGCAAATAAAAAAGAAGGAGTGTTTTTATGAAATGTCCAAAATGCCAGCACGAAAATGAATTTGGAAACTATTGTATTAAATGTGGTACACCTTTGACCGAAAATACCGGCTCAAAGGACGACGAAGATTTCACAGGAAATGGACAACAGTCGGTTCAAGGAAACCATCAGTTTGAATCTATGAAACAATTGTCGAAAGGGTATTTCCAATATTTTTTAGATGTGTTAAAAAATCCTTATCGTGAAGCATCAAAGTTTGGAAAAGAGCAACAAATCAATAGTTTTATTACCATTGGCCTTTATTCGATTTTTATTCCGATGATCATTTATATTACTTTAGGCGATTTAAAAATGTGGATTGATCAACCGTTTTTTAATTTATTTATTAAACCGTTCATTGGATATGCAATATTTGTTCTTCTTATTGCCCTTTATATCTTTCTAGCGATAAAGATCAATAAAATTTCCGTTTCCATTCAAGATGTATTTTCACGATACGGAACGATGCTTGTTCCCTTCGTTGTTATTTTTGCTTTAGCATTTATTACGTCTCTTTTGGAAATGGATATTTTTTTGTTTTTACTATTTTTTGGCTTTGCTGCGGTTGTTTTTCTCGTTCCACCCTTTGTATTAATGAGCTTTACCAAAGGGGAAAAGGTTGGGATTGATCTCATATATAGTACGTTAATCGTCTATGTTTTGACATTTATCACAATCGATATTATGAGCGATTTGTTATTTTCAATGATTGGTAATATCATTGGTGGTTTGTTTAATACATTTTTCCCTTTTAATTAAACGTTGCCAAACTATAAGACCAATCAATAATCACACATCATGAATGATTAGGGGGAAGAAAATGAGCTACTGTAAAGAATGTGGACAACAATTACAGGGTTTTGTGGGAATTGTGAAACCCGGTTGAATTCAGTTCAGGAGCAATCCACCGTCGTTTCAACTATGTGCACTAAACAATAACACGATTGCCGCCAAAATGCCGATGACGCCCATTTAGTTGGCTCGTTAGCAAAACGTATGGAACATGGTATTTTGACGATAGCAATGTCGTGGAATATAAAGTAGAAGAAACGATCGCATATACGTCCGTTTGGGTAAGTGAAACGGAAGAAAGCGGCGAATAACACGAGCGAGTGGAATATTTCCAATGGATTGAGGTTCATGCTACTAGATCTCTAAGCGGTGAAGGAAGCAAGGCCTCAATCTGCTTTTTTATTTCATATAGACAAAATTTAACATTGCCTGTATAATGGGTCTTGTAAGTTTTTTAAAAAAATTTCTATTGCTATTTTAAAATAGAGATGTTATAATATTTATTGTTCTCAATTGAAGAAACGACGGGAAGTAGCTCAGCTTGGTAGAGCACCACGTTCGGGACGTGGGGGTCGCAGGTTCAAATCCTGTCTTCCCGATTGTTAGCATGGTAGTAAACCATCTCGAATGACGGGATGGTTTTTTTGCATTTATCATTATCTGTGATTTACAACACGATTTTTCCCTTTTGTTCGCAAAATTTGGATTTTCAAATATGCGGAGATTAGAAAATATATTCATAGTTGGAA
Coding sequences within:
- a CDS encoding zinc ribbon domain-containing protein; protein product: MKCPKCQHENEFGNYCIKCGTPLTENTGSKDDEDFTGNGQQSVQGNHQFESMKQLSKGYFQYFLDVLKNPYREASKFGKEQQINSFITIGLYSIFIPMIIYITLGDLKMWIDQPFFNLFIKPFIGYAIFVLLIALYIFLAIKINKISVSIQDVFSRYGTMLVPFVVIFALAFITSLLEMDIFLFLLFFGFAAVVFLVPPFVLMSFTKGEKVGIDLIYSTLIVYVLTFITIDIMSDLLFSMIGNIIGGLFNTFFPFN